One part of the Lotus japonicus ecotype B-129 chromosome 2, LjGifu_v1.2 genome encodes these proteins:
- the LOC130740457 gene encoding arogenate dehydratase/prephenate dehydratase 2, chloroplastic-like codes for MAASRIIAHLPPHPHRAVPHSPPLEHSPPSLNFKPHPNRHRNIAIRASLRGHKENDLNLRTTPDDVPGDAVSKDPLVLPRPLSSNQFSASVSDSSSLRVAYQGVRGAYSESAAQKAYPNCEAVPCEQFDTAFEAVERWLVDRAVLPIENSLGGSIHRNYDLLLRHRLHIVGEVKYAVHHCLMANHGVKLEDLNRVLSHQQALAQCENTLTKLGLVREAVDDTAGAAKHIAFHKIQDAGAVASSAAAEIYGLNILAQDIQDDSDNVTRFLMLAREPIIPGTDRPFKTSIVFSLEEGPGMLFKALAVFALRQINLTKIESRPLRKQPLRASDDNGNGSKYFDYLFYVDFDASMADQSAQNALRHLKEFATFLRVLGSYPLDTSMA; via the exons ATGGCGGCGTCACGAATCATAGCCCATCTTCCACCGCATCCCCACCGTGCCGTCCCCCACTCTCCGCCGCTCGAGCACTCACCACCGTCACTCAACTTCAAACCCCACCCAAATCGACACCGTAACATCGCCATTCGCGCTTCCCTTCGTGGCCACAAGGAGAACGATCTCAATCTGCGAACCACCCCCGATGATGTACCTGGCGACGCCGTTTCCAAAGATCCCCTCGTTCTTCCGC GGCCTTTGTCGTCAAACCAGTTCTCTGCTTCAGTTTCCGATAGTTCCAGCCTCCGTGTTGCATATCAG GGGGTTCGTGGCGCTTACAGTGAGTCGGCGGCCCAGAAAGCTTACCCGAATTGTGAAGCTGTGCCTTGTGAACAGTTTGATACTGCATTTGAG GCTGTTGAAAGGTGGCTTGTGGACAGAGCAGTTTTGCCAATTGAGAATTCTTTAGGAGGGAGCATCCACAGAAATTATGACCTTTTACTACGACACAGATTACATATAGTAGGAGAAGTAAAATATGCAGTCCATCATTGCTTGATGGCCAACCATGGTGTTAAACTTGAGGACTTGAATCGAGTTCTAAGTCATCAACAG GCTCTTGCACAATGTGAGAACACACTGACAAAGTTGGGCTTGGTAAGAGAAGCGGTTGACGACACAGCTGGTGCTGCAAAG CATATTGCCTTCCACAAAATACAAGATGCAGGAGCAGTTGCTAGCTCTGCTGCTGCAGAGATCTATGGCTTGAATATACTTGCTCAAGACATTCAG GATGATAGCGATAACGTCACCCGATTTTTAATGTTAGCCCGGGAACCTATAATTCCAGGAACAGATAGGCCATTTAAG ACAAGCATAGTTTTTTCTTTAGAAGAGGGTCCTGGGATGCTTTTCAAGGCCCTTGCCGTTTTTGCTTTGCGTCAAATTAATCTTACAAAG ATTGAAAGTCGTCCTTTGCGGAAGCAGCCTCTGCGAGCATCTGATGATAACGGCAATGGATCCAA GTACTTTGATTATCTTTTTTATGTTGATTTTGATGCGTCAATGGCTGATCAGAGTGCACAAAATGCCCTAAGGCATCTCAAG GAATTTGCCACATTCTTGCGAGTGCTAGGAAGTTATCCTTTGGACACGAGCATGGCGTAA